One genomic region from Augochlora pura isolate Apur16 chromosome 7, APUR_v2.2.1, whole genome shotgun sequence encodes:
- the LOC144472832 gene encoding bleomycin hydrolase isoform X2, which translates to MKQYNLDEFEFSQSYLFFWDKVERCNYFLHNVVKSAMRNEPLDGRLVSYLLQDPLFDGGQWEMIVNLINRHGLVPKRCFPESYSCESSSQMNSILRSKLREYCKVLRDMVSNGASDEKLEDKIREQMTVLHRIIGICLGIPPEKITWEYYDESKNYNCIGPITPLEFYNKYVKPYYNVDDKVCLVTDPRPFNPYGKLYTIDYLGNVVGGKPTLYNNQPSELLMQLVVESIKQNEPVWFGCDASKRVISEHGIDDMRAYDLKLMFGTDIVNLTKADRLIYGDSMMMHSMVFTAVGVDENGKIKKFRAENSWGNDYGQKGYQLLTADWFSEFVFEIVIDKKIVPADVLEVYKQEPIILPAWDPMGTLAR; encoded by the exons ATGAAGCAATATAATTTGGATGAGTTTGAATTTAGTCAATCATATCTATTTTTCTGGGATAag gTTGAgcgttgcaattattttttgcatAATGTTGTAAAAAGTGCTATGAGAAATGAACCACTAGATGGTCGCTTAGtatcatatttattgcaaGATCCTTTATTTGATGGAGGCCAATGGGAAATGATTGTTAATCTTATAAATCGTCATGGTCTAGTTCCTAAACGTTGCTTTCCTGAATCCTACAGCTGTGAATCTAGTTCACAAATGAACAGTATTTTAAGAAGTAAATTGAGAGAATACTGTAAAGTCCTCAGGGATATGGTGTCTAATGGGGCATCGGACGAAAAATTAGAAGACAAGATTCGAGAACAAATGACTGTATTGCATCGAATAATTGGTATCTGTTTAGGCATTCCACCAGAAAAAATCACATGGGAGTATTATGATGAATCgaagaattataattgtattggACCGATTACGCCATTGGagttttataacaaatatgtaaaacCATATTACAATGTTGATGATAAAGTATGTTTAGTAACAGATCCAAGGCCATTTAATCCATATGGAAAACTTTATACAATAGATTATTTAGGAAATGTAGTAGGTGGAAAAccaacattatataataatcaacCATCTGAATTATTAATGCAATTAGTTGTAGaaagtataaaacaaaatgaacCTGTATGGTTTGGATGTGATGCAAGTAAACGTGTAATAAGTGAACATGGTATTGATGATATGAGAGCGTAtgacttaaaattaatgtttggAACAGACATAGTCAATCTTACTAAAGCAGATAGGTTGATTTACGGAGATTCTATGATGATGCATTCCATGGTATTTACTGCAGTTGGGGTTGAC gagaatggcaaaattaaaaagtttcggGCAGAAAATTCTTGGGGAAACGACTATGGTCAAAAAGGATATCAATTACTAACAGCAGATTGGTTCTCTGAATTCGTTTTTGAAATAGtcattgataaaaaaatagtacCTGCAGATGTTTTGGAAGTATATAAACAAGAACCTATTATCTTACCTGCGTGGGACCCTATGGGTACTCTTGCCCGCTAA
- the LOC144472833 gene encoding uncharacterized protein F58A4.6, translating into MDNPIKLIIHRGSTIFDSVIITSYALIRYEQKVKENRDTDHRNTNTNQCNGHRVIKINVICLNKKGYSAYVVSAYVTTLLSSQTYHTAAYKKLLKCSQHRVPDETNSIVVLMKLRTPKKQFLDYTGNDNITQMVLERREVDHAMSWLSTLGGAFSALGDEYQHCAEMAGKISVKQLQLAMRLGDPHLVARCKLYAALSLIQQGHIRIPKIIIKNTYKFAINQNDVRLQNMCLGIWAKLKYCLKKKIDRIKYFSIRSVHHPDI; encoded by the exons ATGGATAATcctataaagttaattatacataGAGGAAGCACAATTTTTGACAGTGTTATTATTACATCTTATGCATTAATTAGATATGAACAAAAAGTGAAAGAGAATAGAGATACAGATCATAGGAATACCAATACAAATCAATGCAACGGACAcagagttattaaaataaatgtgatttgtttaaataagaaaGGATATAGTGCTTATGTTGTATCAGCTTATGTTACAACATTACTAAGTTCGCAAACATATCACACAGCtgcatataaaaaattgttaaaatgctCACAACACAGGGTCCCAGATGAGACAAATTCAATAGTAGTTTTAATGAAACTACGTACAccgaagaaacaatttttagattataCAGG GAATGATAACATAACACAAATGGTTTTGGAGAGACGAGAAGTTGATCATGCTATGTCTTGGTTGTCTACTTTAGGTGGAGCATTTTCTGCTTTAGGAGATGAATATCAACACTGT gCTGAAATGGCAggaaaaatttctgtaaagcAATTGCAATTAGCAATGCGTCTTGGAGATCCACACTTGGTTGCTCGTTGTAAGTTATATGCTGCTCTAAGTTTAATCCAACAAGGTCATATAAGAataccaaaaataattataaaaaatacttataaatttgcaattaatCAAAATGATGTTCGCTTGCAAAATATGTGTCTCGGTATATGggctaaattgaaatattgtttgaaaaagaaaattgatcgtataaaatattttagtattagaTCAGTACACCACCCtgacatttaa
- the Poldip2 gene encoding DNA polymerase delta interacting protein 2, which produces MELARNLIACKLKRYLLKVPKTTSFYHVRHIRLAEVGKLEVPKLQGKYDTGQLILHRVFGYRGVILFPWIARVYNRDEPYKSEEIIDDEFNGVEKAIKPRPHTFYQVLIDQRDCPYIRAQTEAVTFLGNQESSRSLYAIPGLDYVAHEDVLPYTTNDKTALQHELFDKFLMYKPDQDPCFVAQETLKAWQKKNHPWLELSEVHKETTDNIRITVIPFYMGCRGSHTAAVHWWRYCIRLENLGEECVQLRERHWRIFSLSGTLETVRGRGVVGQEPILSKLSPAFQYSSHVSLQAASGHMWGTFRMEREDGHMFDCRIPPFSLESKAQRPISPNIYT; this is translated from the exons atggAACTTGCGCGAAATTTGATTGCTTGTAAATTGAAACGGTATCTTCTTAAAGTACCAAAAACGACTTCTTTTTATCACGTAAGACATATCAG ATTGGCTGAAGTGGGAAAATTGGAGGTACCAAAATTACAAGGAAAATATGACACTGGTCAACTAATATTACATAGAGTGTTTGGTTATCGTGgtgtaatattatttccatggATAGCAAGGGTTTACAATAGAGATGAACCATATAAAAGCGAgga aattatagatGATGAATTTAACGGCGTAGAAAAAGCAATAAAACCTAGACCTCATACATTTTATCAGGTATTAATTGATCAAAGAGATTGTCCATACATA cGTGCTCAAACAGAAGCAGTAACATTTTTGGGAAATCAGGAAAGTAGTCGTAGTTTATACGCAATACCAGGGTTGGACTATGTTGCTCACGAAGATGTCTTACCTTATACAACAAATGATAAAACAGCATTGCAACATGAactttttgataaatttctaATGTATAAACCAGATCAAGATCCATGTTTTGTTGCACAAGAAACTCTTAAGGCATGGCAGAAAAAGAATCATCCATGGCTGGAATTATCAGAAGTACATAAAGAAACTACCGATAATATTCGTATTACAGTTATACCATTTTACATGGGTTGTAGAGGCAGCCACACTGCAGCTGTACATTGG TGGCGATATTGTATCCGTCTGGAGAATTTGGGTGAGGAATGTGTACAGTTACGTGAAAGACACTGGAGAATATTTAGCCTTTCTGGAACATTAGAAACTGTTAGAGGAAGAGGTGTAGTTGGTCAAGAACCTATTTTATCCAAACTTTCACCTGCTTTTCAATATAGTAGTCATGTGAGTTTACAAGCTGCAAGTGGACATATGTG GGGTACATTCAGAATGGAAAGAGAAGATGGACATATGTTTGATTGCCGGATTCCACCATTTTCTTTGGAATCAAAAGCACAACGACCGATTTCaccaaatatatatacatga
- the LOC144472832 gene encoding bleomycin hydrolase isoform X1, translating to MLVELTNEVLAQLRENFYEDSRNILAQNICTRTHPLEACISRRVLEKSQHVYNHKIETEGKPITNQKRSGRCWLFAILNVIRPTFMKQYNLDEFEFSQSYLFFWDKVERCNYFLHNVVKSAMRNEPLDGRLVSYLLQDPLFDGGQWEMIVNLINRHGLVPKRCFPESYSCESSSQMNSILRSKLREYCKVLRDMVSNGASDEKLEDKIREQMTVLHRIIGICLGIPPEKITWEYYDESKNYNCIGPITPLEFYNKYVKPYYNVDDKVCLVTDPRPFNPYGKLYTIDYLGNVVGGKPTLYNNQPSELLMQLVVESIKQNEPVWFGCDASKRVISEHGIDDMRAYDLKLMFGTDIVNLTKADRLIYGDSMMMHSMVFTAVGVDENGKIKKFRAENSWGNDYGQKGYQLLTADWFSEFVFEIVIDKKIVPADVLEVYKQEPIILPAWDPMGTLAR from the exons ATGT TGGTGGAACTTACAAATGAAGTATTAGCTCAATTGCgtgaaaatttttatgaagacAGTCGCAATATATTGGCacaaaatatatgtacaagaACACATCCTTTAGAGGCTTGTATTTCACGAAGAGTTCTGGAAAAATCACAACATGTCTATAACCATAAGATTGAAACAGAAGGAAAACCCATTACGAATCAAAAACGCTCTGGAAGATGTTGGTTATTTGCAATACTAAATGTTATAAGACCTACATTTATGAAGCAATATAATTTGGATGAGTTTGAATTTAGTCAATCATATCTATTTTTCTGGGATAag gTTGAgcgttgcaattattttttgcatAATGTTGTAAAAAGTGCTATGAGAAATGAACCACTAGATGGTCGCTTAGtatcatatttattgcaaGATCCTTTATTTGATGGAGGCCAATGGGAAATGATTGTTAATCTTATAAATCGTCATGGTCTAGTTCCTAAACGTTGCTTTCCTGAATCCTACAGCTGTGAATCTAGTTCACAAATGAACAGTATTTTAAGAAGTAAATTGAGAGAATACTGTAAAGTCCTCAGGGATATGGTGTCTAATGGGGCATCGGACGAAAAATTAGAAGACAAGATTCGAGAACAAATGACTGTATTGCATCGAATAATTGGTATCTGTTTAGGCATTCCACCAGAAAAAATCACATGGGAGTATTATGATGAATCgaagaattataattgtattggACCGATTACGCCATTGGagttttataacaaatatgtaaaacCATATTACAATGTTGATGATAAAGTATGTTTAGTAACAGATCCAAGGCCATTTAATCCATATGGAAAACTTTATACAATAGATTATTTAGGAAATGTAGTAGGTGGAAAAccaacattatataataatcaacCATCTGAATTATTAATGCAATTAGTTGTAGaaagtataaaacaaaatgaacCTGTATGGTTTGGATGTGATGCAAGTAAACGTGTAATAAGTGAACATGGTATTGATGATATGAGAGCGTAtgacttaaaattaatgtttggAACAGACATAGTCAATCTTACTAAAGCAGATAGGTTGATTTACGGAGATTCTATGATGATGCATTCCATGGTATTTACTGCAGTTGGGGTTGAC gagaatggcaaaattaaaaagtttcggGCAGAAAATTCTTGGGGAAACGACTATGGTCAAAAAGGATATCAATTACTAACAGCAGATTGGTTCTCTGAATTCGTTTTTGAAATAGtcattgataaaaaaatagtacCTGCAGATGTTTTGGAAGTATATAAACAAGAACCTATTATCTTACCTGCGTGGGACCCTATGGGTACTCTTGCCCGCTAA